A single region of the Salarchaeum japonicum genome encodes:
- a CDS encoding ABC transporter permease subunit, whose product MNPRRVLRIARWEATKSTGNVDRRTAVLLVGVVLSLAVLAPVLVAVQPSPGEGIYRVGVDEDNRYHAVVERNPELRAVSADPRDVADGAAELSIRGSQFYVGDSQKSQAALAELRAAVVAYNDYLMSLESDQSAAFPVTVTLQYLEQDADDPANSDGANGGDPAGGDGTSGGDGGTGGADPTTTAPDGGDAGGSGGGVPAVPGGAFGGTQTGTPSSLSPPFPLRSLVLAFAFLLPLNVLIQAYGSSVINERINRRGEPMLVSPASRGDIVLGKTLPYLGVAVAITAVIAFAVGGGLVSVLAVLPLAGLFLAATFVGAMLARSYKELTFVTVFVSVPLMAYAFVPAVFTEVHPIAAISPLSLVVQDLQGAPVGLGEFLFGTLPVSLAALVCFALGTGVYREEDMFTQRPVPAKAMDALAAPLHSVWRVGLWTALFIPFAFIAELFAVASLFVLPSSLALPVLFAAIAVIEEAVKSLHVRAGFLRSRFPDDRRTALALGVAAGLGFFLGEKLTLITQLVGLPGLELGQAAFGPTLGASPLVLAVSLFAPLALHTVTASVSALGARGTRAKYVAGFGLAVLIHLAYNLTVVNAVA is encoded by the coding sequence GTGAATCCGCGCCGCGTCCTCCGCATCGCGCGCTGGGAGGCGACGAAGAGCACCGGGAACGTCGACCGGCGAACCGCCGTCCTCCTCGTCGGCGTCGTCCTCTCGCTCGCCGTCCTCGCGCCCGTCCTGGTCGCCGTCCAGCCGAGTCCCGGCGAGGGAATCTACCGGGTGGGCGTGGACGAGGACAACCGCTACCACGCCGTCGTCGAGCGGAACCCCGAACTCCGCGCCGTGAGCGCCGACCCCCGGGATGTCGCCGATGGCGCGGCCGAACTCAGCATCCGCGGGAGCCAGTTCTACGTCGGGGACTCCCAGAAGTCGCAGGCCGCGCTCGCGGAACTCCGGGCGGCCGTCGTCGCCTACAACGACTACCTGATGAGCCTCGAATCCGACCAGTCCGCCGCGTTCCCCGTCACCGTCACCCTCCAGTACCTCGAACAGGACGCTGACGACCCCGCGAACAGTGACGGCGCGAACGGCGGCGACCCCGCGGGCGGTGACGGCACGTCAGGCGGCGACGGCGGGACGGGCGGCGCTGACCCCACGACGACCGCGCCCGATGGCGGCGACGCCGGTGGCTCCGGCGGCGGCGTGCCTGCGGTGCCCGGCGGCGCGTTCGGCGGGACGCAGACCGGGACGCCGAGTTCGCTGAGCCCGCCGTTCCCGCTGCGCTCGCTCGTTCTCGCGTTCGCCTTCCTCCTCCCGCTGAACGTCCTCATCCAGGCGTACGGGTCGAGCGTCATCAACGAGCGCATCAACCGCCGGGGCGAGCCGATGCTGGTGTCGCCGGCGAGCAGGGGCGACATCGTGCTCGGGAAGACCCTCCCGTACCTCGGCGTCGCCGTCGCCATCACGGCCGTCATCGCGTTCGCCGTCGGCGGCGGCCTCGTGAGCGTGCTCGCCGTCCTCCCGCTCGCCGGCCTGTTCCTCGCGGCGACGTTCGTCGGCGCGATGCTCGCGCGCTCCTACAAGGAACTCACGTTCGTCACCGTGTTCGTCAGCGTCCCCCTGATGGCGTACGCGTTCGTCCCCGCCGTCTTCACCGAAGTCCACCCCATCGCCGCCATCAGCCCGCTCTCGCTCGTCGTCCAGGACTTGCAGGGCGCGCCCGTCGGCCTCGGCGAGTTCCTGTTCGGCACGCTCCCCGTCTCGCTCGCCGCGCTCGTCTGCTTCGCGCTCGGCACCGGCGTCTACCGCGAGGAGGACATGTTCACCCAGCGCCCCGTCCCCGCGAAGGCGATGGACGCGCTCGCCGCCCCCCTCCACTCCGTCTGGCGCGTGGGCCTGTGGACGGCGCTGTTCATCCCCTTCGCGTTCATCGCGGAGCTGTTCGCCGTCGCGAGCCTGTTCGTCCTCCCGTCGTCGCTCGCGCTCCCCGTCCTCTTCGCCGCCATCGCCGTCATCGAGGAAGCGGTGAAGAGCCTGCACGTCCGCGCGGGCTTCCTCCGCTCGCGCTTCCCCGACGACCGCCGCACAGCGCTCGCGCTCGGCGTCGCCGCCGGCCTCGGGTTCTTCCTCGGGGAGAAACTCACGCTCATCACGCAGCTGGTGGGACTCCCCGGCCTCGAACTCGGACAGGCCGCGTTCGGCCCGACGCTCGGCGCGAGCCCGCTCGTCCTCGCCGTGTCGCTGTTCGCGCCGCTCGCCCTCCACACCGTCACCGCGTCGGTGAGCGCGCTCGGCGCGCGCGGCACCCGCGCGAAGTACGTCGCCGGGTTCGGCCTCGCCGTCCTGATTCACCTGGCGTACAACCTCACGGTGGTGAACGCCGTTGCGTGA
- a CDS encoding DoxX family protein, producing the protein MAVDGDAGIFLLLGRLLFGLTLAFMGLNHFLNLEQMTGYAEFKGLPAPGFMTIASGVMLVLGGLGIAAGAYPVLSAGTLAVFNFVAAFTMHAFWSVPEDQQQDEMTQFLKNMVITGGALAFLAIGGQDWAYAVGVSLF; encoded by the coding sequence ATGGCAGTAGACGGCGACGCCGGGATTTTCCTCCTGCTCGGCCGCCTGCTGTTCGGCCTGACGCTCGCGTTCATGGGCCTGAACCACTTCCTCAACCTCGAACAGATGACGGGCTACGCCGAGTTCAAGGGCCTGCCCGCGCCCGGGTTCATGACCATCGCGTCCGGCGTGATGCTCGTCCTCGGCGGCCTCGGCATCGCGGCCGGCGCGTACCCCGTGCTCAGTGCGGGCACGCTCGCCGTGTTCAACTTCGTCGCCGCGTTCACGATGCACGCGTTCTGGAGCGTTCCGGAAGACCAGCAGCAGGACGAGATGACGCAGTTCCTCAAGAACATGGTCATCACTGGCGGCGCGCTCGCGTTCCTCGCCATCGGCGGCCAGGACTGGGCGTACGCCGTCGGCGTCTCCCTCTTCTAA
- a CDS encoding ABC transporter ATP-binding protein yields MISVDGLAKQYGSVHAVRGIDFEVEAGEVFGLVGPNGAGKTSTLKMLAGLVEPTSGSATVNGYDAQDPEMRRTLGFLPEESPLYEDMTPRGYLRFFADLYDVERETANDRIERTLDRLDLDARDRPVGDFSKGMKRKVAIARSLVNDPDVLIYDEPASGLDPLTTNEVVEFTRELADRGKTVLFSAHDLYHVESVCDRVAIANDGRIAAQGTLAEIRDEYGRIEYHVYTSVPVPNATRSGERYEVTVDGMNGVERVREEAESAGGEVLDIRTRESTLEDVFLDVTREGRA; encoded by the coding sequence ATGATATCGGTGGACGGCTTGGCGAAACAGTACGGGAGCGTCCACGCCGTCCGCGGCATCGACTTCGAGGTCGAGGCGGGCGAAGTGTTCGGACTGGTCGGCCCGAACGGCGCGGGAAAAACCTCGACGCTGAAGATGCTCGCCGGCCTCGTCGAACCCACGTCGGGGTCGGCGACCGTGAACGGCTACGACGCCCAAGACCCCGAGATGCGGCGGACGCTCGGCTTCCTCCCCGAGGAAAGCCCGCTCTACGAGGACATGACGCCGCGCGGCTACCTCCGCTTCTTCGCCGACCTCTACGACGTGGAGCGAGAGACGGCGAACGACCGCATCGAGCGCACGCTCGACCGCCTCGATTTGGACGCCCGCGACCGCCCCGTCGGGGATTTCTCGAAGGGGATGAAGCGGAAGGTCGCCATCGCGCGCTCGCTCGTGAACGACCCGGACGTCCTCATCTACGACGAACCCGCGTCCGGCCTCGACCCCCTGACGACGAACGAGGTCGTGGAGTTCACGCGCGAACTCGCCGACCGCGGGAAGACCGTGCTGTTCAGCGCGCACGACCTCTACCACGTCGAGTCCGTCTGCGACCGCGTCGCCATCGCGAACGACGGTCGTATCGCCGCACAGGGCACGCTCGCGGAGATTCGCGACGAGTACGGCCGCATCGAGTACCACGTCTACACGTCCGTCCCCGTTCCGAACGCCACACGGTCGGGCGAGCGCTACGAGGTCACGGTGGACGGGATGAACGGCGTGGAGCGCGTCCGCGAGGAAGCCGAGTCCGCGGGCGGCGAGGTGCTCGACATCCGCACCCGCGAATCGACGCTGGAGGACGTGTTCCTCGACGTGACGCGCGAGGGCCGGGCGTGA